Proteins encoded within one genomic window of Kibdelosporangium phytohabitans:
- a CDS encoding ribokinase, whose translation MGVDLGLDLIVVGSANADLVVAVQRRPGPGETVLGSDTSVLPGGKGANTAVAAAKLGARVALLGAVGEDANGELLLDSLRAAGVDTSLVRRSQRPTGVAYIFVTPDGENSILVSPGANSALTEDDVDLADARVLVASLEVPVSTVEHAVSVAAERGIRPVVNISPMAELSAGTLAALDPVVVNEHEAAQLLGGADVDPRGLLDLGPRSAVVTLGARGALVIDANGTQRVESPQVEAVDTTGAGDAFTGALAARLAEGSDLVTAAQLAVKVAAISVTRKGAQPSYPTAGEIAG comes from the coding sequence GTGGGAGTTGATCTCGGACTTGATCTTATCGTGGTTGGCTCGGCCAATGCCGACCTGGTAGTCGCTGTGCAAAGGCGGCCGGGGCCAGGTGAGACCGTGCTCGGTTCGGACACTTCGGTGCTGCCGGGCGGCAAAGGGGCCAACACCGCGGTCGCGGCCGCCAAGCTCGGTGCCAGGGTCGCTCTGCTCGGTGCGGTCGGCGAGGACGCCAACGGCGAGTTGTTGCTGGACTCGTTGCGCGCGGCCGGTGTGGACACTTCGCTCGTTCGGCGCAGTCAGCGGCCAACCGGCGTCGCATACATATTCGTCACGCCGGACGGTGAGAACTCCATCCTCGTCTCGCCCGGTGCCAACAGTGCGCTCACTGAGGACGACGTGGACCTGGCCGACGCGCGTGTGCTCGTCGCGTCGCTCGAAGTGCCTGTGTCGACAGTGGAACACGCTGTTTCGGTTGCGGCGGAGCGCGGAATCCGCCCAGTTGTCAACATTTCGCCAATGGCCGAGTTGTCGGCGGGAACGCTTGCGGCGCTGGACCCGGTTGTGGTCAACGAACACGAGGCAGCGCAGTTGCTCGGCGGTGCGGACGTGGATCCGCGGGGCCTGCTCGACCTCGGGCCGCGCTCGGCCGTGGTCACGCTGGGAGCCCGTGGCGCACTGGTGATCGACGCGAACGGCACCCAGCGGGTCGAATCGCCGCAGGTGGAAGCGGTGGACACGACCGGGGCGGGCGACGCGTTCACCGGCGCGCTCGCCGCGCGGCTGGCCGAAGGTTCCGATCTGGTCACCGCGGCACAACTCGCTGTCAAGGTGGCGGCCATCTCAGTCACTCGTAAGGGAGCGCAGCCTTCCTATCCGACGGCGGGCGAAATCGCCGGGTAA
- a CDS encoding TetR/AcrR family transcriptional regulator: MSEPTRRERARAATDREIRQQARTLLINEGPEAVTLRAIARQLGITAPALYRYYSSREDLVHHVRMDICADLADDLTADLAGIPESDTVQQVLTICRGFRRWALAHPREFSMVFATPRGGPDDLSADPFGRIFLSVAGQVLIAKQISPPPDDTVPPAMRPDLEAFRADLLSTIAQTGVDVPGDILSIGTTYMILQFWVRLYGQVALEVFGHFPMLISNTENFFEVMLADLVADAGLNVD; the protein is encoded by the coding sequence ATGAGCGAGCCCACACGGCGCGAGCGTGCCCGTGCGGCGACAGACCGCGAGATCCGCCAGCAGGCCCGCACCCTGCTGATCAACGAGGGTCCCGAGGCGGTCACCCTGCGCGCGATCGCCCGGCAGCTCGGGATCACCGCACCGGCCCTGTACCGCTACTACTCCTCACGCGAGGACCTGGTCCACCACGTCCGGATGGACATCTGCGCCGACCTGGCCGACGACCTCACCGCGGACCTCGCCGGGATCCCCGAGAGCGACACCGTGCAGCAGGTGCTGACCATCTGCCGCGGCTTCCGCCGCTGGGCACTGGCACACCCGCGTGAGTTCTCGATGGTCTTCGCCACGCCGCGGGGCGGGCCCGACGACCTGTCCGCCGATCCGTTCGGCCGGATCTTCCTGTCGGTCGCGGGTCAGGTGCTCATCGCCAAGCAGATCAGCCCGCCGCCGGACGACACCGTGCCGCCTGCCATGCGGCCCGACCTCGAGGCGTTCCGGGCCGACCTGCTGTCGACCATCGCGCAGACCGGCGTCGACGTGCCCGGCGACATCCTGAGCATCGGGACGACGTACATGATCCTGCAGTTCTGGGTGCGGCTGTACGGCCAGGTCGCGCTGGAGGTGTTCGGCCACTTCCCGATGCTGATCAGCAACACCGAGAACTTCTTCGAGGTCATGCTGGCCGACCTGGTCGCCGACGCGGGGCTGAACGTCGACTGA
- a CDS encoding DUF1707 SHOCT-like domain-containing protein, whose translation MTDPRELRVTDSEREHVVGLLHKALSQALISLDEFTARTGKALAAVTRSELNGVLIDIPGLVRTDTVQEQRLELHSVLSKVRRRGQWDVPSELVVRCDQSACDLDFTVARIPYEVVRVEFDVRAAHVRVMLPFESTLDATMLQVLNCRYINKVRPGQVPGPRFDLSGKVRGGTLTITRPAALRLGSVQVRFPLKIDRIG comes from the coding sequence GTGACCGATCCCCGCGAACTCCGGGTGACCGACAGTGAACGTGAACACGTGGTCGGCTTGCTGCACAAGGCGTTGTCCCAGGCGCTGATCTCGCTCGACGAGTTCACCGCCCGCACCGGGAAGGCGCTGGCCGCGGTGACCAGATCCGAGCTGAACGGTGTCCTGATCGACATCCCGGGGCTGGTCCGCACGGACACCGTGCAGGAGCAGCGGCTCGAGCTGCACAGCGTGCTGTCGAAGGTGCGCCGCCGCGGGCAGTGGGATGTGCCGAGCGAACTGGTGGTGCGGTGCGACCAGAGCGCGTGCGACCTGGACTTCACCGTGGCGCGGATCCCCTACGAGGTGGTCCGGGTCGAGTTCGACGTGCGGGCCGCGCACGTGCGGGTGATGCTGCCGTTCGAATCGACCTTGGACGCGACCATGCTGCAGGTGCTCAACTGCCGCTACATCAACAAGGTGCGGCCGGGGCAGGTGCCGGGGCCGCGGTTCGACCTCAGCGGCAAGGTGCGCGGTGGCACCCTGACCATCACCCGGCCCGCGGCGCTGCGGCTCGGCTCGGTGCAGGTCCGGTTCCCGTTGAAGATCGACCGGATCGGCTAG
- a CDS encoding MMPL family transporter — MVAHRRRWTVLVAVVALAVIGGLWGLGVFDRMKQGGYYDESSQSAEARRIAEQTLGQRESDVVVIYDAGDGKSVDDPTVAARVVGKLNALPADAVKQRVSYWETKNPALADAGKRYGLVTITLTGNDENARLANYERIKDGFAVDGLRDRVAGTTAMEHTISERSKSDLTTAEAISLPVVLVLLLLIFGSVVAALLPVLVGGLAILGSLGVLNALSYAVDVNNFAINVATLLGLGLAIDYGLFAVGRFREELADGRGTSEAVRRMVATAGRTIAFSATLLVIALAGLLVFPLDFLRSMAYGGMSAVAIAALISLTLLPALLSILGPRVDKLSLPWRRDKQVRDPRGLARLGRAVMRKPVLFALPILAVLVVLALPFSGVSFGAVTEKQLPADDPTRQAVETINRNFPAAGNNTAEIVVRGNADVEQFVSQVNEVPGVRQAAVVAGQDGVVLIRAQLDGEAVGDAARQAVDGLRALPQPGGSHVLVGGLTAEVTDANKSIVDNAPLMVGILAGATLVLMFLAFGSVLLPIKAVLMSALSLSATYGVLVFVFQSGHGADLLGITPQPLQAGMFVLIGAVVFGLSTDYETFLLSRMVEARHSGMSTPDAIQTGLVRTGRMISAAALLLIVVTGAFALSELSMMRFVGVGMIVALILDATFVRMTLVPAIMRLLGDTIWWAPKFLRKLQQRAHLGEVSDPDARQLQKV; from the coding sequence ATGGTCGCACACCGCCGCCGCTGGACTGTGCTCGTCGCCGTGGTCGCCCTCGCGGTGATCGGTGGGTTGTGGGGTCTCGGTGTTTTCGACCGGATGAAACAAGGCGGCTACTACGACGAATCCAGCCAGTCCGCCGAGGCGCGCCGGATCGCTGAGCAGACCCTCGGCCAGCGGGAAAGCGATGTCGTGGTGATCTACGACGCCGGCGACGGCAAGTCGGTCGACGACCCGACCGTGGCCGCCCGCGTGGTCGGCAAGCTGAACGCGTTGCCCGCCGATGCCGTCAAACAGCGCGTCTCCTACTGGGAAACGAAGAATCCCGCGCTTGCCGACGCCGGAAAACGATACGGCCTTGTGACCATCACCCTCACGGGCAACGACGAGAACGCGCGACTCGCCAATTACGAGCGGATCAAAGACGGCTTCGCGGTCGACGGCCTGCGCGACCGAGTAGCGGGCACCACCGCGATGGAACACACCATCAGCGAACGCTCCAAGTCCGACCTGACCACGGCCGAGGCGATCTCCCTGCCGGTCGTGCTCGTGCTGTTGTTGCTGATCTTCGGCAGCGTCGTGGCCGCATTGCTGCCGGTACTGGTCGGCGGATTGGCGATCCTCGGCTCGCTCGGGGTGCTGAACGCGTTGTCGTACGCGGTGGACGTGAACAACTTCGCCATCAACGTGGCGACTCTGCTCGGCCTCGGCCTGGCCATCGACTACGGCTTGTTCGCGGTCGGCCGATTCCGTGAAGAACTTGCCGACGGCCGCGGCACCAGCGAAGCCGTGCGCCGCATGGTGGCCACAGCGGGCCGCACAATCGCGTTCTCGGCAACGCTGCTGGTGATCGCACTGGCCGGACTGCTGGTCTTCCCGCTCGATTTCCTCAGGTCGATGGCCTACGGCGGAATGTCGGCGGTCGCGATCGCGGCACTGATCTCGTTGACTCTGCTCCCCGCGCTTCTCAGCATCCTCGGCCCGCGCGTGGACAAGCTGTCGCTGCCGTGGCGGCGTGACAAGCAAGTCCGCGACCCTCGCGGGCTCGCCCGCCTCGGGCGTGCCGTGATGCGCAAGCCGGTCTTGTTCGCGCTGCCCATCCTGGCCGTGCTGGTCGTGCTGGCTCTGCCGTTCTCCGGAGTCAGCTTCGGCGCGGTGACCGAGAAGCAGCTGCCGGCCGACGACCCCACCCGGCAAGCCGTCGAGACCATCAACCGGAACTTCCCCGCCGCGGGCAACAACACCGCTGAGATCGTCGTGCGTGGCAACGCCGACGTGGAGCAGTTCGTCTCGCAGGTGAACGAAGTCCCCGGCGTGCGGCAGGCGGCTGTCGTGGCAGGTCAGGACGGCGTGGTGCTGATCCGTGCCCAGCTCGACGGCGAAGCTGTCGGTGACGCCGCACGTCAGGCGGTCGACGGCCTGCGCGCGTTGCCGCAGCCGGGCGGTTCGCATGTGCTGGTCGGTGGGCTGACCGCCGAAGTCACCGACGCCAACAAGTCCATTGTGGACAACGCGCCGCTGATGGTCGGGATACTGGCCGGTGCGACGCTGGTCCTGATGTTCCTCGCGTTCGGCTCGGTCCTGCTGCCGATCAAGGCCGTGCTGATGAGCGCGCTGAGCCTGTCGGCGACCTACGGCGTGCTGGTCTTCGTGTTCCAGTCCGGCCACGGCGCCGACCTGCTCGGGATAACCCCGCAACCGTTGCAGGCCGGGATGTTCGTCCTGATCGGCGCGGTCGTGTTCGGACTGTCCACCGACTACGAGACATTCCTGCTGTCGAGGATGGTCGAGGCGCGGCATTCCGGGATGAGCACACCGGACGCCATCCAGACCGGCCTCGTCCGAACAGGCCGGATGATCAGCGCGGCCGCCCTCCTGCTGATCGTGGTGACGGGCGCGTTCGCGTTGTCCGAGCTTTCGATGATGCGGTTCGTCGGCGTGGGAATGATCGTCGCTCTCATTCTGGACGCGACCTTCGTGCGAATGACCCTCGTCCCCGCGATCATGCGACTACTGGGTGACACGATTTGGTGGGCCCCGAAGTTCCTGCGCAAGCTCCAGCAGCGCGCTCACTTGGGCGAGGTCAGCGACCCGGACGCCCGCCAGCTGCAGAAGGTTTAG
- the ptsP gene encoding phosphoenolpyruvate--protein phosphotransferase: MLSGVGVSPGRAAGPVVIVAQPAGEPPAGPPPTDPAAEAGLVAPAANRVAAGLNARAQAASGEAKQLLETTAMMAADPTLVTQAEQLVTTKQLPAARAVYEAAAGFADALRAAGGYMAERVRDIEDVRDRVVADLLGVSAPGVPDLSEPSVLVAQDLAPADTAGLDPAKVLALVTEEGGPTSHTAILARALGIPAVVAVRGVLAARPAQLVVDGSTGAIEVPAEPITPFAAEAVVTEDWNGTGATSDGLRVKVLANVGSAKDARAAVEAGAEGVGLFRTEFSYLDATDEPSVADQQAAYAAVLAPFHGKPIIVRTLDAGADKPLAFLAPDPEPNPALGVRGIRVSRERVDVLDRQLAAIVGAAAETGAEVSVMAPMVATVEEATWFADRAHAAGVERAGVMIEVPAAALVADEIFGAVEFVSIGTNDLAQYTLAADRQLGAVAALNDPWQPALLRLIGMIGKAGLAAGKPVGVCGEAAADPNLAGVLVGLGITSLSMNAGAIRKVGAALAKHTEDTYRQVARAALVSHKASDARATVHAMLS, encoded by the coding sequence ATGCTCAGTGGCGTCGGCGTAAGTCCTGGTCGGGCCGCAGGCCCGGTGGTCATCGTTGCGCAGCCCGCGGGTGAACCGCCCGCAGGGCCGCCGCCGACGGACCCCGCGGCGGAAGCGGGTCTGGTCGCCCCGGCCGCGAACCGTGTCGCGGCGGGTCTGAACGCGCGTGCGCAAGCGGCGAGCGGTGAGGCGAAACAGCTGCTGGAGACCACGGCGATGATGGCCGCGGACCCCACCCTGGTCACCCAGGCCGAGCAACTCGTCACCACCAAGCAGTTGCCTGCGGCGCGTGCGGTCTACGAGGCCGCCGCCGGGTTCGCCGACGCGTTGCGTGCGGCGGGCGGGTACATGGCGGAGCGCGTCCGCGACATCGAGGACGTGCGCGATCGCGTGGTCGCCGATCTGCTGGGCGTCTCGGCGCCGGGCGTTCCCGACCTGAGTGAGCCGAGTGTGCTTGTCGCGCAAGACCTCGCGCCCGCCGACACGGCCGGGCTCGACCCGGCGAAGGTGCTCGCCCTGGTCACCGAGGAGGGCGGGCCGACCAGCCACACCGCGATCCTGGCGCGGGCGCTGGGCATCCCGGCGGTCGTCGCGGTTCGCGGTGTGCTCGCGGCGAGGCCCGCGCAGTTGGTCGTCGACGGCTCGACCGGTGCGATCGAGGTGCCGGCCGAACCGATCACGCCGTTCGCCGCGGAAGCCGTCGTGACCGAGGACTGGAACGGCACGGGCGCGACCTCCGACGGCCTGCGGGTCAAGGTGCTGGCGAACGTCGGATCCGCCAAGGACGCGAGAGCCGCGGTCGAAGCGGGTGCGGAGGGCGTCGGCTTGTTCCGCACCGAGTTCTCCTACCTCGACGCGACCGACGAGCCGAGCGTGGCGGACCAGCAGGCCGCGTACGCCGCTGTGCTGGCACCGTTTCACGGGAAACCGATCATCGTCCGCACGCTCGACGCGGGAGCGGACAAGCCGTTGGCGTTCCTCGCACCGGACCCGGAGCCCAACCCGGCACTGGGTGTGCGCGGCATCCGCGTCTCACGCGAGCGGGTCGACGTCCTGGACCGGCAGCTCGCCGCGATCGTCGGCGCGGCGGCGGAGACCGGCGCCGAAGTTTCGGTGATGGCACCGATGGTGGCGACAGTGGAAGAAGCAACGTGGTTCGCCGACCGCGCACACGCCGCCGGTGTCGAGCGGGCCGGCGTGATGATCGAGGTCCCGGCGGCGGCACTGGTCGCGGACGAGATCTTCGGCGCCGTGGAGTTCGTCAGCATCGGCACGAACGATCTCGCGCAGTACACCCTCGCGGCGGACCGCCAGCTCGGCGCGGTCGCGGCGCTCAACGACCCGTGGCAGCCCGCGTTGCTGCGGCTGATCGGGATGATCGGCAAGGCAGGACTCGCGGCGGGCAAACCGGTGGGCGTGTGCGGCGAGGCAGCGGCCGACCCGAACCTCGCCGGCGTCCTCGTCGGCCTCGGGATCACCAGTCTTTCCATGAACGCGGGCGCGATCCGCAAAGTCGGAGCCGCGCTCGCCAAACACACCGAGGACACGTACCGCCAGGTCGCGAGGGCCGCGCTCGTGTCGCACAAGGCGTCCGACGCCCGCGCGACCGTGCACGCGATGCTGTCCTAG